The following coding sequences lie in one Arachis ipaensis cultivar K30076 chromosome B05, Araip1.1, whole genome shotgun sequence genomic window:
- the LOC107644303 gene encoding caffeoylshikimate esterase has product MAERTRKKGEDNDDDEEEIEKEMVMENYSEVMLENIGVCNMDEAPARRRAREAFKHVQLAIDHCLFRLPVDGIKMKEGYEVNSRGLEIFSKSWLPETSSLKAIVCYCHGYADTCTFYFEGVARKLATSGYGVFAMDYPGFGLSDGLHGYIPSFENLVNDVIEHFSKIKGKIHYFSLDLILLKWKLGGAIALKIHFKQPHAWDGAALIAPLCKFAEDMIPHWLVKQILIGVAKVLPKTKLVPQKEEVKENIYRDVKKRKLAPYNVLLYKDKPRLGTALELLKATQELEQRLEEVCVPLLIMHGEADIITDPSASKALYEKANVKDKKLILYKDAFHTLLEGEPDETIFHVLADIITWLDDHSTTKYKY; this is encoded by the exons ATGGccgaaagaacaagaaaaaaaggagaagataatgatgatgatgaggaagaaatagagaaagaaatggtgatggagaattaTAGTGAGGTGATGTTAGAAAACATTGGTGTGTGTAACATGGATGAAGCACCAGCTAGAAGACGTGCTCGTGAGGCTTTTAAGCATGTTCAGCTTGCCATTGATCACTGCTTGTTTCGG TTACCTGTAGATGGGATAAAGATGAAAGAG GGCTATGAAGTGAACTCGAGAGGATTAGAGATATTCTCCAAAAGTTGGCTACCAGAAACATCTTCTTTGAAAGCAATAGTTTGTTACTGTCATGGCTATGCAGACACTTGCACATTTTACTTTGAAG GAGTTGCAAGGAAGTTAGCAACATCTGGTTATGGAGTGTTTGCAATGGATTACCCTGGATTTGGTCTCTCAGATGGCCTTCATGGCTATATTCCTAGCTTTGAAAATCTAGTGAATGATGTCATTGAGCATTTCTCCAAAATTAAGGGTAAGATACATTATTTTTCACTTGATTTAATTCTTCTTAAGTGGAAGtt GGGAGGAGCCATTGCTTTGAAAATCCACTTCAAACAACCACATGCATGGGATGGTGCTGCTCTTATTGCACCTTTATGCAAG TTTGCTGAAGATATGATTCCACATTGGTTGGTTAAACAAATACTAATTGGTGTCGCCAAGGTTCTTCCCAAGACTAAGCTAGTTCCACAAAAGGAAGAGgtgaaagaaaatatatatagagatgtgaagaaaagaaaattg GCACCGTATAATGTGTTACTATACAAGGATAAACCAAGACTTGGAACTGCATTGGAGTTGCTTAAGGCCACACAAGAATTAGAACAGAGATTGGAAGAA GTGTGTGTGCCATTATTGATCATGCATGGAGAAGCTGATATAATAACTGATCCATCAGCTAGCAAGGCTTTGTATGAGAAAGCTAATGTGAAAGACAAGAAACTGATCCTCTATAAGGATGCTTTTCACACTCTCCTTGAAGGTGAACCTGATGAAACAATTTTCCATGTGCTTGCTGACATTATAACTTGGCTTGATGACCATAGCACCACAAAATACAAGTATTAA
- the LOC107641220 gene encoding peroxiredoxin-2E-1, chloroplastic-like, producing the protein MDVQFNRLADGYRNFYENEATFSYLDNAGEVQTTIIFDLTKGKKAIIFAIPGAFTPTCLQKHVQPSAELKAKGVDRIACDAFVMKVWKKDLLKINDEVLLLSDGNRTFKKAIGCELNLSAAARIQGVQR; encoded by the exons ATGGATGTTCAGTTCAATAGGTTGGCAGATGGTTATCGTAATTTTTACGAGAATG AAGCGACCTTCTCCTACCTAGATAACGCCGGCGAAGTTCAAACCACCATCATCTTCGACCTAACGAAGGGCAAAAAAGCCATCATTTTTGCGATCCCGGGAGCCTTCACACCAACCTGCTTGCAGAAGCACGTTCAACCATCAGCAGAGCTAAAGGCGAAAGGCGTGGACAGAATCGCGTGCGACGCATTCGTGATGAAGGTGTGGAAAAAAGACCTCCTGAAAATCAACGACGAAGTTCTGTTACTTTCTGACGGTAACAGAACGTTCAAGAAGGCCATTGGGTGCGAATTGAATCTGAGCGCGGCTGCCAGGATCCAGGGGGTGCAGCGTTGA